A window from Natronorubrum aibiense encodes these proteins:
- a CDS encoding CNNM domain-containing protein — protein MEPLEISGRILAGILLIGLNAFFVATEFGLTRARQYPKSEFDTPSLELAWKMTEDLEFYLTSCQIWISGTSIALGIVAEPGLAALFEPLFENTALASVGAGSMLGFLLINLIHLTHGEQTPTYLGVERSKQVCKYGARPLYWFAKVLAPAIWFGDWVAKKTLGLFGIEMTGAWRETEQDVIESRADLRNQLGSVLSQGDLSDERREEVMNAFQIGEQPISELMVPPEEFVVLSTEDNPEENFQKMENRPQTRYPLVGKELTDFQGIIYTPILVRHREELADGDIDFAELAAPPMTLSPDVDVSDAIDQFQAENQELALVIEDGDVVGLVTVTDLLEAVMGDIEDPIDQEKSSSPDKSDHR, from the coding sequence ATGGAGCCTCTTGAAATCAGCGGACGAATATTGGCCGGGATACTTCTTATTGGATTGAACGCATTTTTCGTTGCCACCGAATTTGGCCTTACCCGAGCTCGGCAATACCCCAAATCTGAATTCGATACTCCTTCTCTTGAACTCGCCTGGAAGATGACTGAGGATCTTGAATTTTATCTTACATCGTGTCAGATCTGGATCTCTGGAACGAGTATCGCACTCGGAATCGTCGCCGAGCCAGGCTTAGCAGCGTTATTCGAGCCGTTGTTCGAAAATACGGCACTTGCCTCGGTCGGTGCTGGTTCAATGCTTGGATTTCTCCTTATTAATCTAATTCATCTTACCCATGGTGAGCAGACTCCGACATACCTTGGTGTCGAGCGGTCGAAGCAGGTCTGTAAGTACGGCGCACGGCCATTGTACTGGTTTGCCAAGGTGCTCGCCCCGGCGATTTGGTTCGGCGATTGGGTTGCAAAAAAGACACTTGGCTTGTTCGGAATCGAGATGACTGGTGCCTGGCGCGAAACTGAACAGGATGTTATCGAATCCCGAGCCGACCTCCGAAATCAACTTGGTTCGGTCCTTAGCCAAGGCGATCTTTCGGACGAGCGCCGTGAGGAAGTGATGAATGCCTTTCAGATCGGCGAACAACCGATTAGTGAGTTAATGGTTCCGCCAGAAGAGTTCGTCGTACTATCTACTGAGGATAATCCTGAAGAGAACTTTCAGAAGATGGAGAACCGCCCGCAGACCCGCTATCCGCTGGTCGGTAAGGAGTTAACTGACTTCCAGGGAATTATCTATACGCCAATTTTAGTTAGGCATCGTGAAGAGTTAGCTGACGGTGACATTGATTTTGCAGAACTGGCAGCGCCGCCGATGACACTCTCTCCCGACGTGGACGTCAGTGATGCGATTGATCAGTTCCAGGCAGAAAACCAAGAACTTGCACTCGTGATCGAAGACGGTGATGTCGTCGGACTTGTGACCGTAACAGATCTGCTCGAAGCGGTTATGGGTGATATCGAAGATCCGATTGACCAGGAAAAATCCAGTTCGCCTGACAAATCAGACCACCGTTGA
- a CDS encoding AI-2E family transporter, translating to MNLSKGYLLTLVAVFLTLSILLVEPFLQYVLGAILLAYALYPLQVRLEKYTSSMIAALSLVILTVIGFVTPFMLIIASIMGNTTRILQNLEIESNPIEEIESLIEGYTGQEIDIVGEIAGSTQEIRTVVFEQSTDAFNSVTHFVIGITLGLFIMYYLLKEGDKLIDWLYQTVPLPIDIQRNLYDDISDMMWAVLFGHVFVAIVQGGVAGLGFFATGIPNATFWTIIMMVLAMVPLVGAIPIWGGAVVYLFLLNKPLLAIALFAYSVIVVGLTDDYLRPFAVERYAELNPAVILLGILGGAYTFGIMGLFFGPIILGGLKATLHVVSNSWDRLGEGW from the coding sequence ATGAACCTCAGCAAAGGGTATCTTCTTACTCTCGTCGCCGTCTTCCTCACATTATCGATTTTGCTTGTTGAGCCATTTCTTCAGTACGTTCTTGGGGCCATACTCCTCGCGTACGCGCTCTATCCACTTCAAGTCCGTCTCGAAAAGTATACGTCATCGATGATTGCCGCACTCTCCCTCGTGATTTTGACTGTCATCGGATTTGTCACCCCCTTCATGTTGATTATCGCGTCCATCATGGGCAATACAACGCGTATTCTCCAAAACCTTGAAATTGAATCGAATCCAATTGAAGAAATTGAATCTCTTATTGAGGGATACACTGGACAAGAGATTGATATTGTCGGGGAAATTGCCGGCTCAACACAGGAGATCAGAACAGTCGTATTCGAGCAGTCAACCGACGCGTTCAATTCGGTTACTCATTTCGTCATTGGAATTACGTTAGGACTCTTTATTATGTATTACTTGCTCAAAGAGGGAGACAAACTCATCGACTGGCTCTATCAAACAGTCCCTCTCCCAATAGACATCCAGCGTAACCTCTATGATGACATTAGCGACATGATGTGGGCCGTCCTCTTCGGGCACGTCTTTGTCGCCATAGTCCAGGGGGGCGTCGCTGGGCTTGGATTCTTTGCGACTGGTATCCCCAACGCAACGTTCTGGACGATCATCATGATGGTTCTTGCAATGGTTCCGCTAGTAGGTGCGATTCCCATCTGGGGGGGTGCTGTAGTCTATTTATTCCTTTTGAATAAGCCGTTACTCGCTATCGCGCTATTTGCCTACAGCGTCATCGTGGTCGGACTTACCGACGACTACCTTCGTCCGTTTGCTGTTGAGCGGTATGCCGAACTCAATCCCGCCGTTATCCTCCTCGGAATCCTTGGTGGCGCGTATACATTTGGGATTATGGGTCTATTCTTCGGCCCTATTATTCTCGGCGGATTGAAAGCAACTCTGCATGTCGTTTCCAATAGTTGGGACCGACTTGGCGAAGGGTGGTAG
- a CDS encoding universal stress protein, whose translation MYEDILLPFDNSEGAAEALHHTSEIAHRLDATIHILFVADTTRDSVTVVGDEVVDALVKKGDDIVKEAAKTLDTLGVSYDTDVVQGNPAPQIVEYAEHYGYDLIVMPTHGREGLSRYLLGSTSEKVVRLSSVPVLSVRMQPDEQVTFPYKNILILTDGSPAVTRAANHGLSLAATLDSTVHILSVVNDVPHGLGLLSTSSDQTGEQAASKAVDNLASEAETYGITNIVHHVEHGTPINVILEYIESHDIDTVVMGTTGKRGTERILLGSLAEKVVRSVPVPVITVKSTD comes from the coding sequence ATGTACGAGGACATTCTTCTCCCATTTGATAATAGTGAGGGAGCAGCAGAAGCACTTCATCATACCAGCGAAATTGCGCATCGACTGGATGCCACTATCCATATTCTCTTTGTTGCAGATACAACTCGTGATAGTGTCACAGTCGTTGGCGATGAAGTTGTTGATGCACTTGTTAAAAAAGGAGATGATATCGTCAAAGAGGCAGCAAAAACCTTGGATACACTCGGTGTCTCGTATGACACCGACGTTGTTCAAGGTAATCCAGCCCCGCAGATAGTCGAATACGCCGAGCATTACGGATATGATCTAATCGTGATGCCAACTCACGGCCGAGAGGGGTTGTCACGATATCTCCTCGGGAGTACATCTGAGAAAGTGGTTCGACTCTCTTCTGTCCCAGTTCTCTCAGTGAGGATGCAACCTGACGAACAAGTTACATTCCCATATAAAAATATTCTCATTCTAACGGATGGAAGTCCTGCAGTAACCCGTGCTGCCAACCATGGGCTCTCATTGGCAGCGACCCTCGATTCAACCGTTCATATTCTATCCGTAGTGAACGATGTTCCGCATGGTTTGGGTCTCTTGTCAACGTCATCTGATCAAACTGGAGAACAAGCGGCAAGCAAGGCCGTTGACAATCTCGCCTCAGAGGCAGAGACATACGGGATCACAAATATCGTGCACCACGTTGAACATGGAACGCCTATTAATGTAATTCTCGAGTATATTGAGTCACATGATATCGATACTGTTGTGATGGGAACAACAGGAAAGCGCGGGACTGAACGTATACTACTTGGAAGTCTTGCTGAGAAGGTTGTCCGCTCGGTTCCAGTCCCCGTCATTACAGTTAAGAGTACAGATTGA
- a CDS encoding ATP-binding protein: protein MVRFVNRENELSRLRRCYDSDDAEMVVIFGRRRLGKTQLVQHSLAERDDAVVYQATETTSQIQLDEFVDVAADTFPGITDIKQNWEALLGYLGDQDGIIVLDEFPYLIDADASLPSAIQRLWDQRFQNTSGTLILVGSSISMMEEATLLGNSPLYGRFTEKLDLRPLDFAAAQEFLPGDYSPEERVFAWGIFGGVPYYLDGIDLNQDLGTVLTKEVLSQKGYLHNEPEYVLRTELTDPNRYFAILTAIAAGKTTSNEIAQTVGIDGKQISTYTQKLERLRLIEREVPITEEKAKSRRGRYRILDPLFRFWFRFVYGKEDRYERLGEDAYDAVIEPELPDFVSQEFETLCQDALPNLYPEKLFLDIGRWWYKEHEVDVVGFTTDGTMVVGECKFTSAPLDYSALASLEDHASEIRWTPDTGEVDTEYAFFTRSGVTQSVQEAVSERDDLQLFDLNDISNIS, encoded by the coding sequence ATGGTGCGCTTCGTCAACCGGGAAAATGAGCTTTCACGGCTCCGCAGGTGCTACGATTCCGACGATGCTGAGATGGTTGTTATTTTCGGCCGACGGCGCCTTGGGAAAACACAACTCGTCCAGCACTCCCTTGCCGAGCGCGACGATGCCGTCGTCTATCAGGCTACGGAAACCACTTCACAGATACAACTCGACGAGTTTGTCGACGTCGCTGCCGACACGTTTCCAGGAATTACGGATATCAAGCAAAACTGGGAAGCGCTTCTGGGATATCTTGGTGACCAAGACGGAATCATCGTCCTCGACGAATTTCCCTACTTGATCGATGCCGACGCGAGCCTTCCCTCGGCCATCCAGCGATTATGGGATCAGCGATTCCAAAATACATCGGGAACCCTCATTCTGGTTGGCTCGTCAATCAGCATGATGGAAGAAGCGACGCTTCTTGGGAACAGTCCCCTGTACGGGCGCTTCACCGAGAAACTTGATCTCCGGCCACTCGACTTCGCCGCTGCACAAGAGTTCCTTCCAGGCGATTACTCCCCTGAAGAGCGTGTTTTCGCGTGGGGTATTTTTGGTGGTGTACCATACTATCTTGACGGTATCGATCTCAACCAGGACCTCGGCACAGTCCTCACGAAGGAAGTGCTCTCTCAGAAAGGGTACCTCCACAACGAACCAGAATACGTCCTCCGAACCGAACTCACAGACCCAAATCGGTACTTTGCGATCCTCACCGCAATAGCCGCGGGGAAGACGACATCAAACGAGATTGCCCAAACGGTGGGAATTGACGGGAAGCAAATCTCGACGTACACCCAGAAGTTAGAACGATTGCGGCTCATTGAACGGGAAGTTCCGATCACCGAGGAGAAAGCGAAGTCACGCCGCGGACGATATCGAATCTTGGATCCCCTCTTTCGATTCTGGTTCCGCTTCGTTTACGGCAAAGAAGATCGATACGAACGTCTAGGTGAGGATGCCTACGACGCAGTTATCGAACCAGAACTCCCTGATTTCGTCAGTCAAGAGTTCGAAACGCTTTGCCAGGATGCCCTCCCGAATCTGTATCCAGAGAAGTTGTTCCTCGATATCGGCCGCTGGTGGTACAAGGAACACGAGGTCGATGTTGTCGGGTTTACCACAGACGGGACAATGGTCGTGGGAGAATGCAAGTTCACTAGCGCGCCGCTTGACTACAGTGCGCTCGCCTCACTCGAAGATCATGCGTCGGAGATTCGCTGGACGCCGGATACTGGCGAAGTTGACACGGAATATGCATTTTTTACACGGAGTGGAGTAACACAATCAGTACAGGAAGCCGTGTCCGAGCGTGACGATCTCCAATTGTTCGACCTAAACGACATTTCTAATATATCGTGA